The genomic DNA gtaaaaagaattggtccaagcactgaaccctgtggtactccacaagtaaccctggagtatgaagaagatttgtcatgtacgtttacaaaatgaaatctgtcagacaggtaggatttaaaccagcctagcgctgttcctttgatccctacaacatgttcaagtctttctacaagaacattgtgatcaactgtgtcaaaggcagcactgagatctaacaagactagaacagacacaagattcttatctgaggccatgagaatatcatttgtaactctcactaatgcagtttcagtgctgtgatactctctaaaaccagactgaaattcctcaaacagagcattagtgtttaaatgctcatacttggatggccactattttctacaggactttggataaaaatggaaggttagatattggtctataattcattgggtcatctggatccagagaaggcttctcaagtgaaggtttgattacagcaaccttaaaatcctgtggtacatacccatttactaaggatagatggattatatctagaatggggcagtaaccaaaggaaatgcttctttaaataatttggttgggattggatccaaaatgcaagttgaaggtttagatgaagttaatatttttgataaatctgaaagctcaactggatcaaaacagttcaagcacagatgaggttctacagcagtggcggctggtgaaaaatatttttggtggggctgtgctatttttttagttttaaacaaacttgtgctttctgagctttgtgcacaacttcactatttcctgaattaagcacagctcttttatttcctgtcttacatcattggacaaactgattaatccaggtgtgtctgactattggcacgctgccttgcagaccaaggttgaaaaatactgcattaaattgcacataaaataacacaaccataaatggtaaataggcaatgcaagaggcaagtaacaaaaacattttgtttaatttcaacatttgagtgaacaccaaaaattacgaGCAGGTTACTGTTACAgttatggtagtaaacaccacttagacaaaatgccagaaatttacactgttaaatatttctggagtgttgtgccaaggtcaactttatacaaagatcaagtggatgcatttgtgtgtgtgtgttacctcatttgtacagaaattttgcccttctgtccttctgagtggcaaagctctcgattagctttttgttgaagtcaggaatgtttgtgacaagcttttttttccatggagagcatggcaagagcattcagcccatcctgtgtcatggtgttcctcaaggaaagtcttaatcctctttaaagtagaaaagcacctttctgattcggctgtggtcatgggtgtggtgacaagaatcttcttttgcatggctcaggatggtgtgaaaaacctgtcataagataaataaaaaacaacagataagtacataggaaacactttcataggaaataatgtcatcagtatcctcttacaaatgtcatatttcccagtttttgggacaataaaacatttctgattctcaatcagatgtttttacatttgaggtaaaaacatctaattgagaatcagaaatgtttaattgtcccaaaagctgggaaatttgtttgctgcagcagaagtgtaacaagtaaaatggaatcagattgatgtatgtacaaatttacatgaaatacacatttacgtgattaaatatgtataataagtatgtgtgttgaaattagtttttacagttattgcacattaaacatgttattaaacaaatgtcccggtttgtgggacaaccaaggatttctgattctgattgtcttgttcacagaaatgtaatgtacagcttacctctgcaccatgctgttgttccctgcatggcaacgttagctctgctgcctagcatggctagcttcaccgtgttgttgtccatgtgtgcccgggatgactcgtgtttcttcaccttctcagaaaaatgtttcatgtctgtaactcctgactcatccatgccttatctgtcccagccgttttgaataacaaacacggaaagcaaaataacgcattagcgtgattgcatccagctagccactgcttcctggtgtaccaatttcgggagaagcctagtgtgtacagtttacccttctccttctcctgctggcttatctttacgtcgggctgatctggtccaagctctttgacattaagtttttccaccatagttctcctctcgaacggatactggagaagagaccgaactgaattcagtggctgctgagatccggtatccatgctggttgtagtcaccggcggcgtccatgttacatatgcgtcacgaccaaaaacgactctgccgagttctaccgaacaccaacgaatcctttggcgttagctccatcgcccatcatgcttctgaaatgttctgaaacaacgtcgacgctgattggatacattcccattcctaccctttgatattcttgtcagcaattggacagctggtctcgtcctgtttgggcgattgaaaaacagcacacagcctccaccgctcggcagagctcggcagagctcggcagagaccaatatagatagatatatatatgatttatttttgttacaaaacacacaattaacttagaaaatgtgattattgttaatttaatttatttttttttaaataaaaattaaaaacacggaaaaactgggagggcggcaccctatcgccctctactggccagccgccactgttctacagtcacctctgatgctgcctcacttactgaggaagaagaaattgcgtTAGGGAGGAtggtaaagattttgtttctaatagaatttattttacttgtaaaaaatcccatgaagtcattgctgctgagggctaagggaatagatggctcagagctatgattctgtgtaagtttagcaactgtactgaaaagaaatttaggattatgcttattctcctcaattaatgctgagaaataagcagttctagtttgttaaaGCCATTCCTCAGTCAATAAAAAGTTAAAAGTTTAGATAAtattaaaatgcagcattaaGAAGATTGAGGTGGAACATAAAAGAGAGGAAACTTCATTTACACCAGTGGACTCCAATTATGTTAAACAAAACTGTTCACCAGCTGTAAACATTAACCTAGCTGATTGTTATCTCAGAGAAAATATCTAAAGCATGTTTTTTAGGAGCTTTGTACAACATCATCGTGGTCCCTCCTGAGAAGGCTGAAAGCAAAGACACTCTACATGGAGCCAAAGTTCTCTGCTCTCTAGCACCTACAAACAAGTCCCATCCCTCCTACTACCACAGCTTTGGTAAACCACTTCTGATCGTTACCTGCTCATTAGTTGAGAATTGTTTCTCTAAGTTCACCATTCCCATCCTCTACCCTGTTCTTTGCTTCCAGGCATGTCCGAGAACTACGTGGTGTTCATCGAGCAGCCAATTAAGATGGACCTCCTGAAGATTGTCACCTGCAAGCTTAGAGGAACGGCTCTGAGTAAGGGCATCTACTGGGATCCCAAACAGGAAACGGTCTTCCATCTTGTTAACAAGCATACAGGCGAGGTGAGATGATTTTTAAACCAACAACAGGAAATGATCAAATCCAACCCAGCAACTCCTGCTGGACCAGTTATGTTTGTTGTTTTGCAGGTTGTCCCTGTAAAGTACCATGCCAAAGCCTTCTCCACCTTCCATCAGATCAACGCCTTTGAGGAGGATGGTTTCCTGGTGCTTGATATGTGCTGCTCAGATGGTGGCGAAGTCATCAACAATTACCTCATCCAGAACCTACGCAAGTCTGGAAAGGCGCTTGATGAAGTCAGTGTTATTATgaattaatcatcctaaaacaTTCTTTAGGGATTTCTAAAGCTTGACCTTACTGTGTTCCTCCCAGTTTTACAACTCCATAGAGAAGGCATTCCCTCGGCGTTTTGTTCTGCCCTTGAATGTGACCAGTGAAACCCCAATGGGTCAGAACTTGAACACTAGAGCCTCCAGTGAAGCAACCTGTGTCAAAATAAGCCCAGAGAAGGTGAGTTAGCATTGAGACTCTCATAAGATCATACGTTTGGAATCATCGAGAGGAGCCTTTTGAGGTGGCTAGTGCATCTGGTAAGGGTGCCTacctagtgaggttttccaggcacagccaaccaggaggagacctaaaggaagacccaggacatgatggAGGGACTATCTCTCATCTGACCAGTGAACACCtttggattcccccagaggagctggctcaagaagAGTGGGCCAAGTTGCAAGAGGAAACTTTGGCCTCTTTGCTTAGGTTGCAGCCTTCGTGACCCGATTCTGGAAAAGCAGACGAAAATGGATGGACGTTTGGAATAAATTAAACAGGAGCAGCTCGGCTAACATTAAGTAACCATATTGGTTCTGTCTTTGTCAACAGGTGTTCTGCCAACATGAGGATCTCCATGGAGACGACCTTTATGACTTTGGCGGTCTGGAGTTCCCTCAGATCAACTACAGCCGAGTTAACACCCGATCGTACCGCTATTTCTATGGCTGTGGCTTCAGACACTTGGTGGGAGACTCACTGCTCAAGATGGACTTAAAGGACAAGAcacttaaggtgtgtgtgtgtgtgtgtgtgtgtgtgtgtgtgtgtgtgtgtgtgtgtgtgtgtgtgtgtgtgtgtgtgtgtgtgtgtgtgtgtgtgtgtgtgtgtgtgtgtgtgtgattagttAACTAAAAGGTGTATTTGGTGTATGGATCCCTGCAGGCTTGGCACCAGAAGGGCTTCTACCCATCAGAACCTGTGTTTATTGCATCCCCTGATGCTGTGGAGGAGGATGATGGTGTCATTTTGTCTGTGGTCCTCACCCCCTCGCAGGTAACTTCCTGTCTGCAGACTGGATCATGTCAGAATAATCGTATCCTACTCAAATCCATGTTTGTTGCTATCAATTATAATTATTTATGTTTCAGTCTTTTAAGCTTAGATTTAAGTTATTCTGTGTATTttattaaccctaacccaaaccccatGATCAATATTATTGATTAAAACATTATGAATTTTTGTTTTTAGAGTGACAATCTGAGGCAGGATAAAGTGTTATTAAATTTAATTAGAATGTGAATCCAACATTTTGAATCTTGTTTTTGTTCATCTACATAAATACTAACTGGACTCATTAAACCTTATCCTCCTGAAATTTACCTGTTATCGCTCAGTCAGGCTTACCCTGAGACACGTTTACTCAGTAAATATATGTTGGAATGGAAATGCATATATCATACTTTTCCCCCTGCAGGACAAAGGGACATTCCTTCTTATTCTGGATGCCAAAACATTTGTTGAGCTGGGAAGAGCCGGTGTTCCTGTAAACATGGCGTATGGTTTCCATGGTGCCTTCGCTGCCTCTGAACAATAAACCTGCTTATGTTGGATTTTAAATGAAATGATGCAGCATAACCACTATATTCCTGCTGCTACATATGAAAAAACAGCATTTATGTGTTATTCAGTTCAGTGTTACAGACAGAATTATGGCTGATAGTTATTATATGTTAGAATCACATTATTCCTAATTATCACACATCCATAGCTTAATGTGAAACATCAGCAGAAAAGGTCATCCAAACATTGGACCCTTTAATATGTAATGAAGTGCCACAGCGACTATTTCAACCGCTGTTCCTTTTTTACTTTTGTGTATCAAATGCTTTTATATTATATTCAAATAAACAGTTATTTTTTACTTATGTTCATTTTTTTATAGTTTGGAAAATAGTCTTTGCAAAACTCACattacacacaaaaacacactttgATAAATTAAAATGCAAATGATAGATATTTAGATTTTATATGCGATtgtattttatttgaataaaaaatgcatttttgtccTTGTGTGTGCAAATGCTAGTGTCCCAGCAGCACAGATTcacaaaaataaagattttaaactGTTCATCTACATCggataaacacacatttgggaaataaacttaaatataagTCATACGGATATTTTCTAAAGCAACAAATCAGTTGTGTAATGTTGGTCTactaaacagatttttttaacatAATCTTTCAGCTCAACTCAGCCTTTTATATCACAAGTGAAAAAAATAACTCAATGTTCTTGAAATTGAATCGAATAAGGTATGATAAAAAACACAAAGCAAGAATTGAAATCACAAAATCTGAATTATTACAATCAATAAAACTTAACATTATTAATTGAAGGTCTGGCATTCCCTGGATTCAATTCCTTTCCTGTTATGATCATTTTGTTGAGAAATAGGTGAAATTTGGTCAAACCTGGAAAATAAAATGACATTTGATTTTATGCATTATTGCAACACCCTTGCTTGAGTTTTTGTGCTTGCTGAGGTCAGTCAGCTGTAATATTTATAGATGCACATTCAACAAACAGTTTTTTACTATTTAGATTATTTTTTTACAAActgttaataaataaaatgaacttaaATGTTTTGAAAGGTCAAAAGACTGATGAAAGATACAACCGTGACTCATGCTGCTCGAGTCCTTTTTTACCTGCAGTAAGATACCAGTCCACTAGGGGTCAGTGTGGCACAGTGGTCATGTGCTTTCATAGTTTTACATGAAATTCTGAATTCCTAACCAGGATGAgttcacaataaaaaaaaaaaaaaagtaacctTGTTGTGGGCGATGTTGTTGGGTTAGCTATGAGATAACTTCCTCAGCTGCAGCACCAGAGTGCAGCTTGTTGAAAATAAACTCTAAACTGCCTGTTTTCAGTTGTAAATCTGACTAAATCCACTTTTATAAACCAGTTTGAACAAAGAGCTGAAGCAGGGAGGTGTACTCGATATGAGCAGACCGGCTATGAGGGGATCAAACTCAAACCCTCTGACAAAGGGACAATCTGCAGCTACCGGTCCACTCCGCCTcttacagaaaagaaaacacaaagcaaacaTCAGAGGAGCCCGCCACTCCAACTCAGAGTAGTCATTTAAAAACTGCACACATGTGGGACGTTGTGAGACTGTGAGCTTCCACCAGGGagagaaaataaaatgttaaataaggtggaataaaaagaaaaaaaattgcagCTTTTTCACTTTTAATGGACCGTGGGTGGTCAACAGATTCCCACAGAGGACTGAACAAAAGAAACGAAAAACTTCAAGCATTTTCCTGACCGTCCGTTAAAGCAACAGGAAACAGACTTTTCAAAAAGACACCTTCAAATCTTATCTTCTGGGATGGTTTTGGACTGCAGAGCATGCATCATAGATGGACTTCATCTACAGTTTCCAGCTTATTTAATTTGTCTGAATGCTGGCAGGAGCTTGATGCTGGAATGTGATAATTCCCTACAGGAGAGATCAATAAATCAGAGCACTAATAAACTCAGTCACTGGAAGAAATTTAGCCTGAAAAGACCAAACTAACTCACACTGGTCCTGCTCACGCAGCAGGAATCCATGACTAATATTTGACTAAATTAAAACTGAAGCCAAACTAATGCCTTTTACTAAAACAGCACACATTACAGTGCATTTTACCTGGAGTTGTGTCCTTTGATTGCTTTTAGCTGTTGTTTTCCTGCAGTATTTATAGCATCACTTCCATATCGACTCCTCAAAGCTGGGTTGATTTGAGAGATTTGAGGAGTTGTGGAAGCTGGGCACCGACTGGAGTGTCTCACAGAGGCTCGGGTCAGGACGTGCGTTTTTTCTGGCAGGATCGTAGTTTGTAGTCAGCTGTGGCATAAGAAGCACAGCGTTTATTTTTAGCTCGTTTCCTTTGGTGATATGAATAACTTTAAAAGCTGCTGCTGGAAAAACTGGAGATTTAAAAGAAAGGCGCTGAGATCAGAGCTGCAGCTATCAGGCTTTAGATGCAAAAATACTCTAAAACAGTAATTATTAAACTTGATTTTGGTGATTTTTTTGCAGATCAGTTGTAATACAGTTAAAAACTGTCATCTCTGCAAAAGTCTACTGTGGTTATTGTGGTTTCTGGCCTTATAGTAAATTATAACAGTAAAAACAACTTATTACAGGGTAAAAGTCTTAAATAGCTGTGTTTCTACCAAAGGAGTTCGGGGAAATTTCTAGGAAGTAGAAAAGTGACCAGGAGATACAATCGCTTGGTCCTCAGCCATTGTCTCCTTTCAGCCTCTTCAGGACTTTACCAAGATGTCTGCCTTTCACCGCTGCTTTGGCTGTGAGTGtcatcactgatcagcgccagaaGGTGTCCACGTCACAAGCATtaagtctgtgaaggttctcagtcttccaggtcattgtagtctaaggagctttgaaagaaaagcgtctggacttctttgagttgcttgaagacgtttcacctctcatccgagaggcttcttcagttctaaggacaaatggtggagagtcccagatttaaaaatcccactgggtttaaatctctggGACCCATTTGACCTCCTTAGACCACAAGCATtaacattaacagttttattttgCTAGAGTTTGCCATAAtctaaagccatactatgcaaatttttcATAGTTGTAAAATCATCTTTTTGAGCCAGTGTGCTAAGATGACCCTTTACAGTGTAATGAAATATCATTTAGGTCTCCAACGCACTCTGTGGACTGAATGTCGCACTTGCATCTTCAGAGTGGTGGTTCACCACCTGTTGGATATAcaaaaagtggagctgacatgcctggcgctgcagtctacttctagcacatttcctgcatgtcttagatcatgaaaacagcttatttgtttgatttagtgacaaTCGGCTCGTGTAGACACTAAtggaggctgaggagacatttcagcagttagattaaggcgtCAAGCACAGTTTTTATGTTTCTGTTGATGAAAGGTCCCAGACTGATTTGACCTGTAGTGTTTGTTGCCACAACTAATTTCAAGGTAAAGATTTCCTGTCTACATGCAGCTTTCTGTGTAGATGTGAGGACCCTTTTCATATGTTTACACTCCTCTTTAGTCTGTTTTGAATAGTTGTTTGCAGTCCAGtgagtgttttgtgtgtgtgaacaTTTATTTTAGAACCAAGAGCATCATTTTGCCCCTGTGCTGTGTGTATGTCAGCATACCCTCCCGCCCTCCTTTTCCGTCTCTCACCCCTTGGCATGCATGTCAAAAAGACACACAGAGCCGTGCACACAcacgttaaaaagacaaacacacagagagGAGATCATTTTCGCTTTTTGTTCTGCTAAATGgacactaaggggtgctaaaagcaagccagtgctgccaagtgtgcctttaatccCTTCGGGGGTGAGGAAAGAGGCTGCATGAAGTAAAAAGCAGCACttaatgaccagaagaagtgtcGTTTAATACAGTGCTCTGTGAGATTAATAGCTACATATGTGAATTGCTGCGTTGTGGGGATTTCCACAGTGTTTTTTGTGCTGGGAGTTTAGAAACAGCGATTTTAAAGCAGCGTCAAAGCTGCTTCTTTTCGTTCATTTTGCTTTGCTTAACCAGGAACTCTTCCAGTtttacaaacaaccaatcagcatgacttAACCACAAGTCCTGCCCCATTAATATTTAAACAATGCCAAAAAATTCAAATAGAGACCATGATAACTGACTAATGATTGCACCAAATCAATATTCTGACAGATGGGTTATATAGAACTGATGAGTAAATATGTTTAGATCTGATATGTACCAATGTGTCACCGATTTACCGGCTGTTTGCTCACCTTGTGATGCAGTTTATTACTTTTCCTGTCTGAGCTCCTGTACATCACTTCTTAATTGGCTCTGCACACCCACACATTCTGTTTCCTCTGCTCAGGCTGACAGAAAGAAGGTGGAAACCAAGGTGTCATCTACTCCTCATATCCTGTTGATGGATGACATTATAGCCAAtaatataaaaatgactgaacatGTTTATTACACTTGTAAATAAAGATAGAAATGACCTATTAAATGTCTACTGTAAACATGTGTTGAGATCAGTACATTTGGTCTCAGGTACAAATGAACACCTTGTGAGTCGCTCTCTGTGAAAAAACgttttctgtttcaggaagtagaagttagccggagAACAGGGGAGCAAAAGATGGTAaggtttggagtcttactcattattcaATTCAGTTTGCTTTATTTACAGTGACAGGGTGATTTTCCCTGTGATagtgggcagtagatacctaaattgctgcaagcagtatttttgtgttggagtaagaccgtaccaacggatgcccgttagggtcaaaaagccctcggGAGTGCAAACCTTAGCAAAATAAcgaacacatcagactccctttcatcactggcaacatgtgaagaggtaaatgtgtaaaacaacaacattttgtaTCCGTTTGATACAATTTAGTAAacacattttgtcctcatgggctcccgtagaaggaagcatggtgtctaatatggcgtcgcccagagacttagacccgctcccatgtatttcagacctgatttttatggttatatgttacgaagctgccaatatttttcaacaactggttatcatttcattcattttcatcaacattttgatggataattCAAAAAATTAAGGTtataaactacacattgtctcttttagttgtctcaaggcacttcacaacgtaAACACTCCGATACACGATGAGTGTAATGATGATGTAATGATGAGGAGTGTAAAAGAACGTAAAAGATTATGaactctctcctctgattggcaaacagcaacgtgactcaaccactgcctctgtttgctctgcatcactgatgttgtatctccacaaaaaactcaagcctgaaggagttctgctttgtggtggagttgctacagttagcttctgctagcccagacatgctctgctctctcctggatgctaaaccaacaacagccttgctCGTTgagagccaagatggatgagtccataaaGCTAATTTACAATGTGACCTTGAGTTTCCCCGTCTATCTTCTTTctatggctaatgcaggaaatatgggtagaagactatttctaTGTTCAGCCTGAACGGGTATTATACATTTCTCTGTGAATCTGATCTTTAAAGTAGGACCGCCATGCGCAGGTGGCCTGATTtatctcagctgataaaaatctCCACAGGTTTTTGTTGACTCCATGTTTAAACTGTTGTTTTAAATGATTTCTGAGTCCAATGAACATGGCCGTGCATGAGCCAGCAGGTGATTTCAGGTATCTTTCATATCGCTACCAGCTGTTGATGGTAGCAAGCTTTGATCCCTCTGACTGGTCTGTCCCTGGTTTTAAGGTAACACTATCTATTGCAGACTAACCAGTAACATTTCACTTAGAAGATAAACTCCTCCGTCACCTGTAGCCGGGTCATGTGACCAGAGTACAGGTAAGGAACAGGCCCTGTCTTACAGAGGCATTGGCTTGGATCAGGAGGATGGATAAAATGCTGAGAGTGTTTGACTCAAGTTCATGTCTAAACATCCTTATAGTCACTATTATGGTCCATTGTGGTCCAGGTGTGAACCATGTACCTGAGTAGTGTTTGCTGTAAATGAGCATCACAACTAAACTCAGGTAAAGATTCCCTGTCTACATGCAGCTTTCTAACTGTGCAGATGGGAGGACTCCTTTCACGTGTTTCCACTCGTTTGCTttccagtgagtgtgtgtgtgtgtgtgtgtgtgtgtgtgtgaacatttaTTTTAGAATCGAGCATAATTTTGCCCCTGCGCTGTGTGTATGTCAgcattccctccctccctcctcctcccccctcaCCCCTTGGCGTGCATGTCGAAAAGACACACAaaggcgtgcacacacacaacactgcAGCAGTCTTTTCGATACATCCAGCCTGATTCAAGTTAACCCATAAAACATGTCTGACATATTAATCAGGTCTGCATGTGGGGGTAGCTCTACTACTGCTCTGCTGTTTGGGGCGAGGGCTCTCATTGGTCCATCTTACGCATCCAAGTGGCCAATAGGAGAGGACTGAATCTCTCCTCTCCTAGCAACAAGACTCTTTTTCTTCATGTGGCGCAATCAGAAAACTGACACCCATAATTTTACAATATGAATAATTGCAGCTTTACAGCTTTGCAGCAGAAGCAGCGAAACAAGTTGATCCTTTTCCACCTCAGTGCAACATCGTTTTCACTCCATCGTGGCGGCAGTAACGTCTGCAAGGGCATTCAGGCAGCTCCTGTCATCCCGTCTTAAAGGAGCAGCCCTGCATACTTAAGTTTTTGTGTTCGTGCATTCGCGGGGCGGTGGGTAATGGTCTGTACTTGTTGACCTCACTGTGCTGAGAGCTGGGGCCTCTCTGAGGAGAAGGAATACCTTGGCACATAACTCCCATTTCTCGAGACACTACCAGCCCCTGCGCTCCCAGCTTCTCTTTTTGTGCCGACTTTCCAACTGCAGTTCAGTTTCTTGTACTTTCATCTTTTAAAAATCAACATAAACCCAAATCGCACAAGATGCACCAACATAAACGCAAACAAAAGAAAGCAACGACAAACAGTGGTAAAGGACGCAGAACAAATTCTGATTGATTAAACGTTTGTGGGaattaaaggtaaaaaaaaaaaattacttttcTGTGAGTCTTTTGCAGCACCTGTTGCCATGACGCTGCACATGTACATGTCTGCCCAACCCCTGACCCCTAATGCATTCCTGTCCGTTCCCTTTGGGAGTCTAGGAGAGCTCAGCATATGCTGCATGTCTGCACATCAGCCCCACACAAACACTAACACTTCACTTGATTAGTATGTTGATCAGACATTGCTGTGATAAAACCGTTTACATGTCTGTCCTTTTATTTGTAATCCACAAAACAAACTTTcacttttttatttctatttaaggagaaagtc from Nothobranchius furzeri strain GRZ-AD chromosome 10, NfurGRZ-RIMD1, whole genome shotgun sequence includes the following:
- the LOC107386477 gene encoding carotenoid-cleaving dioxygenase, mitochondrial codes for the protein MSPITDKSKLADGGKAKKGLMKPQAGLESIAPLICTVEETPEPMVTTVHGAIPSWINGNFLRNGPGRFEFGNTHYNHWFDGMAMLHRFKIQKGQVTYMSRFLQSDTYRRNRERDRIMISEFGTLAMPDPCKNFFQRFLSRFEMMEPTDNASVNFVKYEGDYYVSTETNFMHKVNLDNMESSEKVDWSKFIAVNGATAHPHYDPDGTTYNMGNSYGSKGALYNIIVVPPEKAESKDTLHGAKVLCSLAPTNKSHPSYYHSFGMSENYVVFIEQPIKMDLLKIVTCKLRGTALSKGIYWDPKQETVFHLVNKHTGEVVPVKYHAKAFSTFHQINAFEEDGFLVLDMCCSDGGEVINNYLIQNLRKSGKALDEFYNSIEKAFPRRFVLPLNVTSETPMGQNLNTRASSEATCVKISPEKVFCQHEDLHGDDLYDFGGLEFPQINYSRVNTRSYRYFYGCGFRHLVGDSLLKMDLKDKTLKAWHQKGFYPSEPVFIASPDAVEEDDGVILSVVLTPSQDKGTFLLILDAKTFVELGRAGVPVNMAYGFHGAFAASEQ